Sequence from the Pedobacter sp. D749 genome:
GTTGCCTTAAAATCTCCCGATACTTCTACTACATCCCATCTGCTTTCGGCAAACCAAAACAAAAACTGGCCAGAATTACAGGACATAGACTCGTCATTAAAAATGAAATCCAGCCTCCCACCATGACAATACAGGTGGACATGGTACTTTTTTAGCAGGTTTTCAGTAGCATCATCAATATTGCAAAGCGATAAGAATAATACTCTTGGAACAGGGGTTTCACTCATCTATTAAAATTTCATGTTAAATTAAGTAATATTTGACATTTTTGGCGTCATTAGTGCCATAAATCAGAACTAAATTGGTCGGAAATTTGGTGTTGTAAAAACATGGAAAATTTAGATAATTCAATATTTGATGATTTAAAAAATGGCGAAATGATAACCTCTGACCATCCCCAAAGAGCTGAACTCAGAAAATCATCATATGCAACTATTCAACTGGTACAGCAGATGAATAGTAGTGCCGATCCCTTTACTATTAATGAAATTTTAGGTAAAATAATCGGGAAAAAGATAGAGGATACGGTAGCCGTTTTTCCACCACTGTACATTAATAATGGCAAGCACTTAAGTATTGGAAAGAATGTTTTCATCAACTTCGACTGTACTTTCCTTACTTTAGGCGGAATCATTATTGAAGATAATGTACTCATCGGCCCAAAAGTAAGTTTGCTTTCCGAAGGTCATCCATTGGCACCTACAGAAAGAGGTGCATTAGTGCCTGGTAAAATCCATATTAAAAAAAATGCCTGGATAGGTGCCAATGCAATCATTTTGCCGGGAGTAACCGTTGGTGAAAATGCTGTGATTGCCGCAGGTGCAGTGGTATCTAAAAATGTTGAAGATAATACGCTTGTAGGTGGGGTGCCTGCGAAGTTTATAAAACAAATCAATGCAGTTGATGATGAAAAAAATGATCATAATGGGCTTGATCACCTCCTTTAGTATGCTACAGATGAAAGCACAAACAAAACCTGAAAAAACAGAAAACAAGATGAATATAGACATTCCAAAAATAAGCGATTTCCCAACGGGAGAAGAAAACACAGGCTTTGCCAACTATTTTACAGGCAAATCTTATCTGGCTCCTTTAACCAGCAATAAAGATCTTAATGTTCCATTAGCAAATGTAACCTTCGAACCTGGCA
This genomic interval carries:
- a CDS encoding DapH/DapD/GlmU-related protein codes for the protein MENLDNSIFDDLKNGEMITSDHPQRAELRKSSYATIQLVQQMNSSADPFTINEILGKIIGKKIEDTVAVFPPLYINNGKHLSIGKNVFINFDCTFLTLGGIIIEDNVLIGPKVSLLSEGHPLAPTERGALVPGKIHIKKNAWIGANAIILPGVTVGENAVIAAGAVVSKNVEDNTLVGGVPAKFIKQINAVDDEKNDHNGLDHLL